One Erythrobacter sp. SDW2 genomic region harbors:
- a CDS encoding helix-turn-helix transcriptional regulator — translation MLNRLKEFREERSWSQGELARRLGVSRQTINAVETDKYDPSLPLALRMAKLFGVSVPDLFIDDWEPENDDG, via the coding sequence GTGCTCAACCGGTTGAAGGAATTTCGCGAGGAACGCAGTTGGAGCCAGGGAGAGCTGGCCCGGCGCCTGGGTGTTTCGCGCCAGACCATCAATGCGGTTGAAACGGACAAGTACGATCCTTCGCTGCCTCTGGCGCTGCGCATGGCAAAGCTGTTCGGCGTTAGTGTGCCGGACCTGTTTATTGACGATTGGGAGCCGGAGAATGACGATGGTTGA
- a CDS encoding 4a-hydroxytetrahydrobiopterin dehydratase, which produces MSIVKLTDPERATWLEALKGWQMAEGKDAIIREFRFADFNEAWGFMNRVALLAEKADHHPEWFNVYNRVEITLTTHDADGLSMRDMELAKAIDDLI; this is translated from the coding sequence ATGTCCATCGTCAAGCTGACTGACCCAGAACGCGCCACCTGGCTGGAAGCCCTCAAGGGGTGGCAGATGGCCGAGGGCAAGGACGCGATCATCCGCGAGTTCCGCTTCGCCGACTTCAACGAGGCCTGGGGGTTCATGAACCGGGTCGCACTGCTGGCCGAGAAGGCCGATCACCATCCAGAATGGTTCAACGTCTACAACCGGGTCGAGATCACGCTGACCACGCATGATGCCGACGGGCTGTCCATGCGCGATATGGAGCTGGCCAAGGCCATCGACGACTTGATCTAG
- the ccmA gene encoding heme ABC exporter ATP-binding protein CcmA — protein MPAALAARNLACRRGDRLLFAGLDFALEAGSALHVTGPNGTGKSSLIRILAGLLRPFEGAVESQGSMGLIDERLALDPDWPLARALQFWERLDGCSDPSGPITVMELEPLLDVPVRYLSTGQKKRAAFARLMCKAREIWLLDEPFNGLDASACAKVEALVALHCGGGGICVIASHQPTAIAAQTLAITDYER, from the coding sequence ATGCCCGCAGCCCTCGCCGCACGCAACCTTGCCTGTCGTCGCGGCGACCGCCTGCTGTTCGCCGGCCTGGACTTTGCGCTGGAGGCGGGAAGCGCGCTCCACGTCACCGGCCCCAACGGGACCGGCAAGTCGAGCCTTATCCGCATCCTGGCGGGCCTTCTGCGGCCCTTCGAAGGCGCGGTCGAGAGCCAGGGCAGCATGGGCCTGATCGACGAGCGGCTGGCGCTTGATCCCGATTGGCCGCTGGCCCGGGCACTGCAATTCTGGGAGCGGCTCGACGGGTGCAGCGATCCATCCGGCCCGATCACGGTAATGGAGCTGGAGCCGCTGCTCGACGTGCCGGTGCGCTATCTCTCGACCGGCCAGAAGAAGCGCGCCGCTTTCGCCCGGCTGATGTGCAAGGCGCGTGAGATCTGGCTGCTGGACGAGCCGTTCAACGGGCTCGATGCCAGCGCCTGCGCCAAGGTCGAGGCGCTGGTGGCGCTGCATTGCGGCGGCGGCGGGATCTGCGTCATCGCTTCGCACCAGCCGACCGCGATTGCTGCGCAAACCTTAGCTATCACGGATTACGAGCGGTGA
- a CDS encoding M17 family metallopeptidase: MTKAELIQPDRGQDALAIHLVSENSFAEWSKSLGAGQRAALAAQKFDGGGYQVGIVPDGDGWFAVGGVANPQALSSWCLAKLAEVLPGGTYRLANAATGPALLGWQTAQYRFTKYRKEDDKAQGPRILLTEDVKAIAPSIAEAEAVALVRRMVDTPAEDMGPAAIEAECEALAKKYHAKLTVTKGETLEREYPMVHAVGRAADRKHAPRIMHLTWGKEKDPVLAIVGKGVAFDSGGLDIKPASGMLLMKKDMGGAAHAIALAGLVMGAGLKVRLHLLVPAVENAISGNAFRPGDVLQTRKGLTVEIGNTDAEGRLILGDALARASEEKPELIIDFATLTGAARVALGPDLPGLMARRDETAEALIAAGKACDDEVWRLPLPKAYAEWLKSDIADINNSHANAFAGASVAGLFLDRFVGEDIDWAHFDTFAWRPFAKPGRPKGGEAYGLRASWRMLQERFTAG, translated from the coding sequence ATGACCAAAGCTGAACTTATCCAGCCCGATCGCGGGCAAGACGCCCTTGCCATCCACCTTGTCAGCGAAAATAGCTTCGCCGAATGGAGCAAGTCGCTTGGCGCCGGGCAGCGCGCCGCACTGGCCGCGCAGAAATTCGATGGTGGCGGCTATCAGGTCGGGATCGTGCCCGATGGCGACGGCTGGTTCGCGGTCGGCGGCGTGGCCAATCCGCAGGCGCTTTCGAGCTGGTGCCTTGCCAAGCTGGCCGAAGTACTACCGGGCGGGACCTACCGTCTCGCCAACGCCGCGACCGGGCCCGCGTTGCTCGGCTGGCAGACCGCGCAGTACCGCTTCACCAAATACCGCAAGGAAGACGACAAGGCGCAGGGGCCGCGCATCCTGCTGACGGAGGACGTCAAGGCGATCGCCCCCTCCATCGCCGAGGCCGAAGCCGTCGCGCTGGTGCGGCGCATGGTCGACACCCCGGCCGAGGACATGGGACCTGCCGCTATCGAAGCCGAATGCGAAGCACTCGCCAAGAAGTACCACGCCAAGCTCACCGTCACCAAGGGCGAAACGCTGGAGCGCGAATATCCGATGGTCCACGCCGTCGGCCGCGCCGCGGACCGCAAGCATGCGCCGCGTATCATGCATTTGACCTGGGGCAAGGAGAAGGACCCGGTTCTCGCCATCGTCGGCAAGGGCGTCGCATTCGACAGCGGCGGCCTCGATATCAAGCCTGCCAGCGGCATGCTGCTCATGAAGAAGGACATGGGCGGCGCGGCACATGCCATCGCGCTGGCGGGCCTTGTCATGGGCGCCGGACTGAAGGTGCGGCTGCACCTGCTGGTGCCGGCCGTCGAGAATGCCATTTCCGGCAATGCCTTCCGCCCCGGCGATGTGCTCCAGACCCGCAAGGGGCTGACCGTGGAGATCGGCAACACCGATGCCGAAGGAAGGCTTATTCTTGGCGACGCGCTGGCCCGGGCGAGCGAGGAGAAGCCCGAACTGATCATCGACTTCGCTACCCTCACAGGCGCAGCCCGCGTCGCGCTCGGCCCCGACCTGCCCGGTCTGATGGCGCGGCGCGACGAGACGGCCGAGGCGCTGATCGCGGCGGGCAAGGCCTGCGACGACGAGGTCTGGCGTCTGCCCCTGCCCAAGGCCTATGCCGAATGGCTCAAGTCGGACATTGCGGACATCAACAACAGCCATGCCAATGCTTTCGCCGGGGCCAGCGTCGCAGGTCTGTTCCTGGACCGGTTCGTGGGCGAGGACATCGACTGGGCCCATTTCGACACCTTCGCCTGGCGGCCCTTCGCCAAACCGGGCCGCCCCAAGGGTGGCGAGGCCTACGGCCTGCGCGCCAGTTGGCGAATGTTGCAGGAACGTTTCACTGCTGGGTAA
- the argC gene encoding N-acetyl-gamma-glutamyl-phosphate reductase has protein sequence MAFTVFIDGAVGTTGLEIRERLTGRTEFDLVVLGEAQRKDPAARRAALNDSDFAILCLPDDAAIEAVAMIDPASKTRVIDASSAHRVADGWTYGFPELTGRDQVANARLVSNPGCYPTGFLGLVAPLVRAGLLPADWPFTINAVSGFSGGGKALIERFEADPELAFRTYALGFGHKHIPEMQRHAGLAHAPLFAPSVVPAYRGMLVEVPLPLAAIPGAASPADISACLAAFFAGSPVVWIEPADTQELLLRTQDAPHDDMLLSVYADAHGTQARLIARLDNLGKGASGAAVQNLNLMAGLPETAGLALPNN, from the coding sequence ATGGCCTTCACTGTCTTCATTGACGGGGCGGTGGGCACCACTGGCCTCGAAATCCGCGAACGCCTGACCGGGCGCACCGAATTCGACCTCGTGGTGCTGGGCGAGGCGCAGCGCAAGGACCCGGCGGCGCGGCGCGCAGCGCTCAACGACAGCGATTTTGCCATTCTGTGCCTGCCCGACGACGCAGCCATCGAAGCGGTGGCGATGATCGACCCGGCAAGCAAGACCCGCGTCATCGATGCTTCCAGCGCGCATCGCGTGGCGGATGGCTGGACCTATGGTTTCCCGGAACTGACCGGGCGGGACCAGGTTGCCAATGCCCGGCTGGTCAGCAATCCCGGCTGCTATCCCACAGGCTTCCTCGGCCTGGTCGCGCCGCTGGTTCGCGCAGGCCTGCTTCCCGCAGATTGGCCTTTCACTATCAATGCGGTGTCGGGTTTTTCCGGCGGCGGCAAGGCCCTGATCGAGCGGTTCGAAGCCGATCCCGAGCTTGCGTTCCGAACCTATGCGCTCGGCTTCGGGCACAAGCATATCCCCGAGATGCAGCGCCATGCAGGGCTCGCTCATGCCCCGCTGTTCGCGCCTTCGGTGGTGCCCGCCTATCGCGGCATGCTGGTCGAAGTGCCGCTGCCGCTTGCAGCAATTCCCGGGGCGGCATCACCCGCAGACATAAGCGCTTGCCTCGCCGCTTTTTTCGCTGGCAGCCCGGTGGTGTGGATCGAGCCGGCCGACACTCAAGAGCTGTTGCTGCGCACGCAAGATGCGCCGCATGACGACATGCTCTTGTCGGTCTATGCGGACGCACACGGAACGCAGGCCCGCCTCATCGCCCGGCTCGACAATCTGGGCAAAGGTGCGAGCGGCGCAGCGGTGCAGAACCTCAATCTCATGGCTGGCTTGCCCGAGACGGCGGGCCTCGCTCTGCCTAATAATTAG
- the glnA gene encoding type I glutamate--ammonia ligase: MSKAKDVIKQIKENEVEWVDLRFTDPKGKWQHLTMVAGIMGEDELEDGLMFDGSSIEGWKVINESDMILKPDLDRVYMDPFSATPMMIIFCDIVEPSTGDWYSRDPRTTAKRAEAYLKTTGIGDTVYVGPEAEFFMFDDVRFEDGYAGSGFAIDDIELPTNSGKEYDGGNMAHRPRAKGGYFPVAPVDSAVDIRGEMVATMLEMGLNCDKHHHEVAAAQHELGLTFDTLVKTADNMQIYKYVVHQVAHAYGKSATFMPKPIKMDNGSGMHTHMSIWEGGKPTFAGNEYAGLSTNCLYYIGGVIKHAKALNAFTNPTTNSYKRLVPGFEAPVLLAYSARNRSASCRIPYGAGEKAKRVEFRFPDAMANPYLAYAALLMAGLDGIQNKIHPGDAMDKNLYDLPPAELAEVPTVCGSLREALESLAADHEFLLKGDVFTKDQIDAYIELKWDDVVRWETTPSPVEFDMYYSY, from the coding sequence ATGTCCAAGGCCAAAGACGTCATCAAGCAGATCAAGGAAAACGAGGTCGAATGGGTCGACCTGCGCTTCACCGACCCCAAGGGCAAGTGGCAGCACCTTACGATGGTCGCCGGCATCATGGGCGAGGACGAGCTCGAGGACGGCCTGATGTTCGACGGTTCCTCGATCGAGGGCTGGAAGGTCATCAACGAAAGCGACATGATCCTCAAACCGGACCTCGACCGGGTCTACATGGACCCGTTCAGCGCCACCCCGATGATGATCATCTTCTGCGACATCGTCGAGCCTTCGACCGGTGACTGGTACAGCCGCGACCCGCGCACCACCGCCAAGCGCGCAGAGGCCTATCTCAAGACCACCGGCATCGGCGACACCGTCTATGTCGGTCCGGAAGCCGAATTCTTCATGTTCGACGACGTCCGCTTCGAAGACGGCTATGCCGGTTCGGGCTTCGCCATCGACGACATCGAACTGCCGACCAATTCGGGCAAGGAATATGACGGCGGCAACATGGCTCACCGCCCGCGCGCCAAGGGAGGCTATTTCCCCGTCGCCCCGGTCGACAGCGCTGTCGACATCCGCGGCGAAATGGTCGCCACCATGCTCGAGATGGGTCTCAATTGCGACAAGCACCACCACGAAGTGGCCGCGGCGCAGCACGAGCTCGGCCTGACCTTCGACACGCTGGTCAAGACCGCCGACAACATGCAGATCTACAAGTATGTCGTGCACCAGGTGGCCCACGCCTATGGCAAGAGCGCGACCTTCATGCCCAAGCCGATTAAGATGGACAACGGCAGCGGCATGCACACCCATATGTCGATCTGGGAAGGCGGCAAACCGACCTTCGCCGGCAACGAATATGCCGGCCTGTCGACCAACTGCCTCTATTACATTGGCGGCGTCATCAAGCACGCCAAGGCGCTCAACGCCTTCACCAACCCGACCACCAACAGCTACAAGCGGCTGGTGCCGGGCTTCGAGGCGCCGGTGCTGCTGGCCTATTCGGCCCGCAACCGCTCGGCCTCGTGCCGCATCCCCTATGGTGCGGGCGAGAAGGCCAAGCGCGTCGAGTTCCGCTTCCCCGACGCGATGGCCAACCCCTACCTCGCCTATGCCGCGCTGCTGATGGCCGGTCTCGACGGGATCCAGAACAAGATCCACCCGGGCGATGCGATGGACAAGAACCTTTACGACCTGCCGCCGGCCGAGCTCGCCGAAGTGCCGACCGTGTGTGGCAGCTTGCGCGAGGCGCTGGAATCACTCGCCGCCGACCATGAGTTCCTGCTGAAAGGCGACGTCTTCACCAAGGACCAGATCGACGCCTATATCGAGCTCAAGTGGGACGATGTGGTGCGCTGGGAAACCACCCCCAGCCCGGTCGAATTCGACATGTACTACAGCTACTGA
- a CDS encoding P-II family nitrogen regulator: MKKIEAIIKPFKLDEVKEALHEVGVSGITVTEAKGFGRQKGHTELYRGAEYVVDFLPKVKLEVVVPDTIAQNVIEAIANAAQTGRIGDGKIFVSPIESALRIRTGERDDDAI, encoded by the coding sequence GTGAAAAAGATCGAAGCGATCATCAAGCCGTTCAAGCTCGACGAAGTGAAGGAAGCGCTGCACGAAGTCGGCGTATCCGGCATCACCGTGACCGAAGCGAAGGGCTTCGGCCGCCAGAAGGGCCATACCGAGCTCTATCGCGGGGCCGAATATGTCGTCGACTTCCTGCCCAAGGTGAAGCTAGAGGTCGTCGTGCCCGATACCATCGCGCAAAACGTCATCGAGGCCATCGCCAATGCTGCGCAAACGGGCCGCATCGGTGACGGCAAGATCTTCGTCTCGCCGATCGAAAGCGCGCTGCGCATCCGCACCGGCGAACGCGACGACGACGCGATCTGA
- the map gene encoding type I methionyl aminopeptidase produces MSEYQVITSDDDVQRDGTIKLHGPDGFEGMRKAGRLAAQILDEVADFVKPGVTTGQIDDLVRTMTLDGGAVPATMGYRGYAHSCCTSINHVICHGIPGDKVLKDGDIINVDVTPLLDGWHGDTSRMYFAGEPSLKAKKLVDVTYECLMLGIEAAAKPGARLGDIGAAIEEHARQYRYGVVREFCGHGLGRLFHDAPEVVHAARAGTGPLLKPGMFFTIEPMINLGKPWAKVLGDGWTAVTRDKSLSAQFEHSLGITENGIEIFTESQTGRHKPPYN; encoded by the coding sequence ATGAGCGAATACCAGGTTATTACCAGCGACGACGACGTCCAGCGCGACGGCACCATCAAGCTGCACGGCCCCGACGGGTTCGAAGGGATGCGCAAGGCCGGGCGGCTGGCGGCGCAGATCCTCGACGAAGTGGCCGACTTCGTGAAGCCCGGCGTTACCACCGGACAGATCGACGATCTCGTCCGCACCATGACGCTGGACGGTGGGGCCGTGCCAGCGACCATGGGCTATCGCGGCTATGCGCACAGCTGCTGCACTTCGATCAACCACGTCATCTGCCACGGCATCCCGGGCGACAAGGTGCTGAAGGATGGCGACATCATCAATGTCGATGTGACCCCGCTGCTCGACGGTTGGCACGGCGACACCAGCCGGATGTATTTCGCCGGCGAGCCGTCGCTGAAGGCGAAGAAGCTGGTCGATGTGACCTACGAATGCCTGATGCTGGGGATCGAAGCGGCCGCGAAGCCCGGCGCGCGGCTGGGCGATATCGGCGCGGCGATCGAGGAACATGCGCGGCAGTACCGTTATGGCGTGGTCCGCGAATTCTGCGGCCACGGCCTCGGCCGCCTGTTCCACGACGCGCCCGAAGTGGTCCATGCCGCGCGGGCGGGCACCGGCCCGCTGCTCAAGCCGGGCATGTTCTTCACCATCGAGCCGATGATCAACCTCGGCAAACCCTGGGCCAAGGTGCTGGGCGACGGCTGGACTGCGGTGACCCGCGACAAGAGCCTGAGCGCGCAGTTCGAACACTCGCTCGGAATCACGGAGAACGGCATCGAGATTTTCACCGAGAGCCAGACGGGCCGGCACAAGCCGCCGTATAATTGA
- a CDS encoding DUF4163 domain-containing protein produces MMRVACLLLPALALAACNPWGGKGADDGKPPVAATPAPSPADTKPEALKVSEDTQLYSFDFAYPVEVAAIPELKERLDSEMAKAKDKLIAQAKSAEASARDEGFPYNAYAEGTNWQVVANTPRFLSLSAAVYSYTGGAHPNSGTKTLVWDREAKRALAPVDFFASAEALEEAVRERFCSALQKERGQRRGPEGEKVEGEFGECPPLADLTVLLGSSNGRKFNRIGLVADPYVAGPYAEGDYDITVPVTAEVLEAVRPAYKDAFTLR; encoded by the coding sequence ATGATGCGTGTCGCCTGCCTGTTGTTGCCTGCTCTGGCCCTCGCGGCCTGCAACCCGTGGGGCGGCAAAGGTGCGGATGATGGCAAGCCGCCGGTCGCCGCGACACCGGCACCGAGCCCGGCAGACACCAAACCGGAAGCGCTCAAGGTCAGCGAGGATACTCAGCTCTACAGTTTCGACTTCGCCTATCCGGTCGAGGTCGCCGCGATTCCCGAACTCAAGGAACGGCTCGACAGCGAGATGGCCAAGGCCAAGGACAAGCTGATCGCGCAGGCCAAGTCAGCCGAAGCCAGTGCCCGCGACGAGGGTTTTCCCTACAACGCCTATGCCGAGGGGACCAACTGGCAGGTCGTAGCCAACACTCCGCGCTTCCTGAGCCTGTCAGCGGCGGTCTACAGCTACACCGGCGGGGCGCATCCCAACAGCGGGACGAAAACGCTGGTCTGGGACCGGGAGGCCAAACGGGCGCTGGCACCGGTCGATTTCTTCGCTTCGGCCGAAGCGCTCGAAGAAGCCGTGCGCGAACGGTTCTGCTCCGCGTTGCAAAAGGAGCGCGGCCAGCGCCGCGGGCCGGAAGGCGAAAAGGTCGAGGGCGAGTTCGGCGAATGCCCGCCGCTTGCTGACCTGACCGTGCTGCTTGGCTCCTCGAATGGCAGGAAGTTCAACCGCATCGGGCTGGTCGCCGATCCCTATGTCGCAGGGCCTTATGCGGAGGGAGATTACGACATCACCGTGCCCGTCACCGCCGAAGTGCTCGAGGCGGTTCGCCCGGCGTACAAGGACGCTTTCACGCTGCGGTAG
- a CDS encoding heme exporter protein CcmB, with amino-acid sequence MSGFGALIRRDLALLLPGGARGGAVLPLVFFLAVAMLYPFAVGPDAPLLARTGGGVLWVAALLAAILPLDRLVADDLHGGVFDQLALRGIAEEVTMASRLLAHWLAFAPLLLLACFPAAALLGLDGKTLGLLLLGLIAGTPGLAAIGLIVASLMASLRAGAALGGLMLLPLAVPILIFGAGSLAQGDTTGVALAGAISLGLCAIAPFAAGAAIRAARES; translated from the coding sequence GTGAGCGGTTTCGGTGCCCTGATCCGGCGCGACCTTGCGCTGCTGCTGCCCGGCGGCGCGCGCGGCGGGGCGGTGCTGCCTCTCGTGTTCTTCCTCGCCGTGGCGATGCTCTATCCCTTCGCGGTCGGGCCCGATGCGCCCCTGCTGGCGCGGACCGGCGGCGGGGTGCTGTGGGTCGCGGCACTGCTCGCTGCGATCCTGCCGCTCGACCGGCTGGTGGCAGACGACCTCCACGGCGGCGTGTTTGACCAGCTGGCGCTGCGCGGCATCGCCGAGGAAGTGACCATGGCCAGCCGCCTCCTGGCGCACTGGCTCGCCTTCGCGCCGCTGCTGCTCCTTGCGTGCTTTCCGGCAGCGGCGTTGCTCGGCCTCGACGGGAAGACGCTTGGTCTTCTGCTGCTGGGTCTGATCGCAGGCACCCCCGGCCTCGCCGCCATCGGCCTGATCGTCGCCAGCCTGATGGCAAGCCTCCGCGCCGGAGCCGCACTCGGCGGGCTGATGCTGCTGCCGCTGGCTGTGCCGATCCTGATCTTCGGCGCCGGGAGCCTGGCACAGGGCGACACGACCGGCGTGGCGCTGGCAGGGGCGATCAGCCTGGGATTATGCGCGATTGCGCCGTTTGCGGCGGGGGCCGCTATCCGGGCGGCGCGCGAGTCCTGA
- a CDS encoding calcium/sodium antiporter → MTLTLLLVGGLVLLAAGGELLVRGAVGLSQLLKISPLLAGLTIVGFGTSTPELATSVQAAMAGSPGIAVGNVIGSNIANILLILGISALLMPLVVRPEAFKRDALALGASTVLCVGAVLLGTITALVGVVLVAALVGNLYWAYQSERISHDAEAERHEAELADTMPRSHNPWVLGLMVVAGLAAAIYGARLLVDGAVQLATAAGMSESVIGLTIVAFGTSLPELIACLVAVWKKHPEVALGNVVGSNIYNVLGILGLTAIVHPLEVPAEIARFDIWVLAAVTTLMLVQLRSGWRITRAEGGVLVAMAMGYTAFLLMR, encoded by the coding sequence ATGACCCTTACATTGCTTCTTGTTGGCGGTCTCGTCCTGCTCGCGGCTGGCGGCGAACTGCTGGTGCGCGGTGCCGTTGGGTTGTCGCAATTGCTGAAGATCTCGCCGCTCCTCGCAGGATTGACGATCGTCGGCTTCGGCACCTCGACACCGGAACTCGCCACGAGCGTCCAGGCGGCAATGGCAGGTTCGCCTGGTATTGCTGTGGGCAATGTGATCGGATCGAACATTGCCAACATTTTGCTGATACTGGGCATCTCGGCCCTGTTAATGCCTCTGGTGGTGCGGCCGGAGGCTTTCAAGCGTGATGCACTGGCCTTGGGGGCCTCTACCGTGCTGTGCGTCGGCGCGGTCTTGCTGGGAACGATTACAGCACTGGTCGGGGTCGTGCTGGTCGCCGCGCTGGTGGGCAATCTCTATTGGGCCTACCAGTCGGAAAGGATCAGCCACGACGCCGAGGCCGAACGGCACGAAGCCGAGCTGGCCGACACGATGCCCAGGTCTCACAACCCGTGGGTACTGGGCCTGATGGTCGTCGCCGGGCTCGCCGCGGCCATCTACGGTGCGCGTCTGCTGGTTGACGGCGCAGTGCAGCTGGCAACTGCTGCTGGCATGTCCGAATCGGTCATCGGCCTGACCATCGTCGCGTTCGGCACCTCGCTGCCCGAACTGATCGCCTGCCTCGTCGCCGTATGGAAGAAGCACCCCGAGGTGGCGCTGGGCAATGTCGTCGGGTCCAACATTTACAACGTGCTGGGCATTCTCGGCCTGACCGCCATCGTTCACCCGCTGGAGGTGCCCGCCGAGATCGCCCGGTTCGACATCTGGGTGCTGGCGGCGGTGACCACCCTCATGCTGGTCCAGTTGCGCAGCGGCTGGCGCATTACGCGAGCCGAGGGTGGGGTGCTGGTAGCAATGGCCATGGGCTACACAGCATTCCTGCTGATGCGTTAG
- a CDS encoding fasciclin domain-containing protein: MKKTYLLPALLAFVPLAACGSEESSDAAVKSPAEITLAEAMESSSDVSGLVAAIREAGLGDIFSAPGGYTIIAPPNAVFAQLTQDGNEAVPPAVLAAMLREHMLPGQLDLASIRKAIAENDGKVSVNTMGSGMIDFTLDGEDVIAAHQDSGLKAKLTGSIVEANNGALLLADAALAAPPKKAE; encoded by the coding sequence ATGAAAAAGACCTATCTGCTGCCGGCACTGCTGGCCTTCGTCCCTCTCGCCGCCTGTGGATCGGAGGAGTCGTCCGATGCGGCGGTCAAGTCCCCTGCAGAAATCACCCTGGCAGAGGCTATGGAATCCTCGTCCGACGTCAGCGGGCTCGTCGCCGCCATCAGGGAGGCAGGTCTCGGAGACATCTTCTCTGCCCCCGGCGGTTACACCATCATTGCGCCGCCCAACGCCGTCTTCGCGCAGTTGACCCAGGACGGGAACGAGGCTGTGCCTCCAGCTGTCCTCGCTGCCATGCTGCGAGAGCATATGCTGCCCGGCCAGCTCGATCTCGCTTCGATCCGCAAGGCCATCGCAGAGAATGACGGCAAGGTATCGGTCAATACCATGGGCAGCGGGATGATCGATTTCACGCTCGACGGAGAAGATGTGATCGCCGCCCACCAGGACAGTGGCCTGAAGGCCAAGCTCACCGGGTCGATCGTCGAAGCCAACAACGGCGCGTTGCTCCTCGCCGATGCCGCGCTGGCGGCACCGCCGAAAAAAGCCGAATAA
- a CDS encoding SDR family oxidoreductase, whose translation MTRKSIFITGGGSGIGRAIAQKFAKEGWFVGLGDISDSGMAETARLIGEANCWSVNFDVRDRAAWDSALEGFSSAAGGRIDVLANNAGIPIGGSLILNSEDEITRCLDINLKGVLFGAQAAYPHLKKTAPGSCLLNTASAAGIYGSAGGSVYCATKFGVRGITESLDGEWAGVGINVRSLMPSFIDTPLLDMVPNAGTNEHIRARVHASGLEITPVEEVAEAAWRAVHEDQMHWPVGKTAKRIAFGARWMPGRVRKQSRERGAMQLLGD comes from the coding sequence ATGACACGCAAGAGCATTTTCATCACCGGTGGCGGCAGCGGCATCGGCCGGGCCATCGCGCAGAAGTTTGCCAAAGAGGGTTGGTTCGTCGGCCTCGGCGACATCAGCGACAGCGGCATGGCCGAGACGGCGAGGCTGATCGGCGAGGCCAACTGCTGGAGCGTCAACTTCGATGTCCGCGACCGGGCCGCCTGGGATTCCGCGCTGGAGGGGTTTTCCAGTGCCGCCGGGGGCCGCATCGATGTGCTGGCCAACAACGCCGGCATTCCCATCGGCGGGTCGCTGATCCTCAACAGCGAGGACGAGATCACCCGCTGCCTCGACATCAATCTCAAGGGCGTGCTGTTCGGCGCACAGGCGGCCTATCCGCACCTCAAGAAGACCGCACCGGGATCATGCCTGCTCAACACTGCCAGCGCGGCGGGGATCTATGGCAGCGCGGGCGGATCGGTCTATTGCGCGACCAAATTCGGGGTGCGCGGGATTACCGAGAGCCTCGACGGCGAATGGGCCGGGGTCGGGATCAATGTCCGCTCGCTGATGCCCAGCTTCATCGACACGCCGCTGCTCGACATGGTGCCCAATGCCGGGACCAACGAACACATCCGCGCCCGTGTCCATGCCTCGGGGCTGGAGATCACGCCGGTCGAAGAAGTGGCGGAAGCCGCCTGGCGCGCAGTGCATGAGGACCAGATGCACTGGCCGGTCGGCAAGACGGCCAAGCGGATTGCCTTCGGCGCGCGCTGGATGCCGGGCCGCGTGCGCAAGCAATCGCGCGAGCGCGGGGCGATGCAGTTGCTGGGCGACTAG